One Nostoc sp. UHCC 0302 DNA window includes the following coding sequences:
- a CDS encoding TetR family transcriptional regulator has product MGRSTQSKLSSKKLRQVRDAEATKTQILDAAEAEFARYGLSGARTEAIAKGAGVTTAMIYYYFDNKEGLYQAVLQRPVVEMHEGFQQLNLDQFPPEEALKILVKEAIAYEAAHPQRGMLWFQEANQNQGKYFKQGNWQENFAYLIKILERGMAEGCFRQLDPFLTTLHIIGVCNLYFNAYENIKHTRPDLQLLSPEMIDLHTQAAVNFILAGVRCIGD; this is encoded by the coding sequence GTGGGCCGTTCAACACAGTCAAAACTTTCATCTAAAAAACTGCGTCAGGTGCGCGATGCAGAGGCGACAAAAACGCAGATTCTAGATGCGGCAGAAGCAGAATTCGCCAGATATGGACTCAGCGGGGCGCGGACAGAGGCGATCGCTAAAGGTGCAGGTGTCACTACAGCGATGATTTACTACTACTTTGACAACAAAGAAGGACTATATCAAGCTGTTCTGCAACGCCCTGTAGTAGAGATGCACGAAGGGTTTCAACAGCTAAATTTGGATCAGTTCCCACCAGAGGAAGCTTTGAAGATATTGGTGAAGGAGGCGATCGCCTACGAAGCTGCTCACCCGCAACGGGGAATGCTTTGGTTTCAAGAAGCAAACCAAAATCAGGGAAAATATTTCAAACAGGGGAATTGGCAAGAAAATTTTGCGTATCTGATCAAGATTTTAGAACGGGGAATGGCAGAGGGTTGCTTCCGCCAACTTGACCCATTTCTCACTACTCTCCATATTATTGGAGTTTGTAATTTATACTTCAACGCTTACGAAAACATCAAACATACTAGACCTGATTTGCAATTGCTGAGTCCAGAAATGATTGATCTGCATACTCAAGCAGCAGTTAATTTTATTTTGGCTGGAGTACGATGTATTGGGGATTAG
- a CDS encoding Rieske 2Fe-2S domain-containing protein: protein MEPILPGAPWLIAHKSMLGINRPNKITLNGIDYVIWQNQKGEVFALDNICPHMQAPLSNGWVCQQKNTIICPFHALEFDGQGRLYQDKKAENQPITKPLELIVNNDCIWTYAGLEPRLPIPDLHQRIVDEYEFIGVTGEKSIRGDFLSNLMVNYDYNHQNGTHKELFQITSCSVRSFEEKGYYAKVKQEVKRANNTLGELIKNPALGIIPKTLDNTLEYAFPSTTALFAKSPIGSIVQIHILYPETEKVTKTFILFYAKVINPLMKIIFRNSFLQAAATIVEQDTSAVESLYPRQKPKIRLPNEEIMFYAEKLYRNW, encoded by the coding sequence ATGGAACCAATTTTACCTGGTGCACCTTGGTTAATTGCTCACAAGTCAATGTTAGGAATAAATAGACCCAATAAAATTACTTTAAATGGGATAGATTATGTTATTTGGCAAAACCAAAAAGGTGAAGTGTTTGCGCTTGATAACATCTGTCCACATATGCAAGCGCCCTTATCTAATGGCTGGGTTTGTCAACAGAAAAATACTATTATCTGCCCTTTTCATGCTTTAGAGTTTGATGGGCAAGGTAGACTATACCAAGATAAAAAAGCAGAAAACCAACCAATTACCAAGCCATTAGAGCTAATTGTTAATAATGATTGTATCTGGACGTATGCAGGCTTGGAGCCAAGATTACCCATTCCAGATTTACATCAGAGAATTGTAGATGAATACGAATTTATAGGTGTTACTGGAGAAAAAAGTATTCGAGGTGATTTTCTGAGTAACTTGATGGTTAACTACGACTATAATCACCAAAATGGTACTCATAAAGAACTATTTCAAATCACATCTTGTAGTGTCAGGTCTTTTGAAGAAAAAGGATACTACGCCAAAGTAAAGCAAGAGGTTAAAAGAGCTAACAATACTCTAGGGGAACTTATCAAAAATCCTGCTTTAGGAATTATTCCTAAGACTCTCGATAACACACTTGAATACGCTTTTCCTTCAACTACAGCTCTGTTTGCAAAATCTCCTATCGGCAGTATTGTTCAAATTCATATTCTCTACCCGGAAACAGAAAAAGTGACGAAGACATTTATTCTGTTTTATGCCAAAGTCATCAATCCTTTAATGAAAATTATCTTTAGAAACTCCTTTTTACAAGCGGCAGCTACCATTGTAGAACAAGATACTAGTGCAGTTGAAAGTTTGTATCCTCGGCAAAAACCAAAAATTAGATTGCCAAATGAAGAGATTATGTTTTATGCGGAAAAACTTTATCGCAATTGGTAA
- a CDS encoding Uma2 family endonuclease — protein MTALILTLSPTIELTDEQFFQLCQNNRDLRLERTAEGELIIMPPTGWESGNRNSRLTQRLGNWADADGTGLAFDSSTGFKLPNGANRSPDASWVSRERLEALNPDPARFLPMAPDFAVELRSASDSLKTVQQKMQEYIVNGVRLGWLIDPQNQRVEIYRPGQEVEVLQSPTSLLGENVLPGFVLDLAHILS, from the coding sequence ATGACTGCCCTTATTCTAACCCTCAGCCCCACCATTGAATTAACAGATGAGCAATTCTTTCAACTCTGTCAGAATAATCGAGATTTGCGACTTGAGCGCACGGCAGAGGGAGAATTAATTATCATGCCACCAACTGGATGGGAAAGCGGAAATCGCAATAGTAGACTGACACAGCGCTTAGGTAATTGGGCTGACGCGGATGGCACAGGTTTGGCTTTTGACTCTTCAACGGGTTTCAAGCTTCCCAATGGTGCAAATCGTTCTCCTGATGCGTCTTGGGTAAGCCGGGAACGATTAGAAGCCCTAAACCCAGATCCTGCTAGATTCTTACCAATGGCTCCAGATTTTGCGGTAGAATTACGCTCTGCTTCAGACAGCTTAAAGACTGTGCAACAAAAAATGCAGGAATATATTGTTAACGGTGTACGTTTAGGCTGGCTGATTGATCCTCAAAATCAAAGAGTAGAAATTTACCGCCCTGGGCAGGAGGTCGAGGTTCTACAATCGCCTACTAGTCTATTAGGAGAGAACGTACTACCAGGGTTTGTGTTGGATTTAGCACATATTTTGAGTTAA
- a CDS encoding DUF445 domain-containing protein gives MDWSHFWLYVSPPVLGGIIGYFTNDIAIKMLFRPYRAIYIGGKRVPFTPGLIPRNQERLAEKISSTIMGSLLTPEELQNLARRLLQTERVQAAILWLLQLAIEQIKTDNNQKSAKIVAGILRDLLGESLPRLLKVLARREDFLEVQINQIFDQVLLEFQLSEEQSIRLADWLLQVVLPPDTLRQTIVDFLTDRTIQIVDESFREKTSGTYWVVANLFGLRNTLTRLRTFCLDEKEVTNNRLQELIQELQIRDRLKKLLQNLSLQNLPMGTVRQLRKTTRESVRHYLQTSGSDFLQGLTDSIDWENIAVVLLDRLSSSPVVSTSLEVVSEELALILDRYLEKDLEAIMAQAIPILSIDQVIVDRVKSTSPADLEAAIEGIVQSELQAIVTLGGILGCIVGLFQTAFLIFSQR, from the coding sequence TTGGATTGGTCACATTTTTGGCTCTATGTATCTCCCCCAGTGCTGGGTGGAATTATTGGCTATTTCACAAACGATATAGCCATAAAAATGTTATTTCGTCCGTACCGAGCAATTTATATCGGTGGGAAAAGAGTACCGTTTACCCCTGGATTAATTCCACGCAACCAGGAACGCCTGGCTGAGAAAATTTCTAGTACAATTATGGGGTCGTTGCTGACGCCAGAAGAATTGCAGAATTTGGCACGCCGCTTGTTGCAAACAGAACGGGTACAAGCAGCGATTCTCTGGCTGTTGCAGCTAGCAATTGAACAAATCAAAACAGATAACAATCAAAAAAGTGCCAAAATTGTGGCGGGAATTTTGCGGGATTTATTAGGGGAATCTTTGCCACGGTTGCTCAAAGTTTTGGCGCGGCGCGAAGACTTTTTAGAAGTACAAATAAATCAAATTTTTGACCAGGTGTTGCTAGAGTTTCAACTGAGTGAAGAACAATCTATACGGCTGGCTGATTGGTTATTGCAGGTAGTTCTCCCCCCAGATACACTGCGACAGACAATAGTTGATTTTTTAACTGATCGCACAATTCAGATTGTTGATGAAAGCTTTCGAGAAAAAACTAGTGGTACTTATTGGGTAGTAGCAAATTTGTTCGGCTTACGTAATACTCTTACGAGATTGCGAACTTTTTGCTTAGATGAGAAAGAGGTTACTAACAATCGCTTGCAGGAATTAATTCAAGAGTTGCAAATACGCGATCGCCTCAAGAAGTTGCTGCAAAATTTATCATTACAAAATTTGCCAATGGGAACAGTACGCCAACTGCGAAAAACCACACGTGAAAGTGTTCGCCATTACTTACAAACAAGTGGTAGCGATTTTCTGCAAGGATTAACTGATTCTATTGACTGGGAAAATATTGCTGTAGTGCTGTTGGATCGTCTTAGTAGTTCACCTGTTGTAAGTACTTCTTTAGAAGTTGTAAGTGAAGAGTTGGCTCTAATTTTAGATCGGTATTTAGAAAAAGATTTAGAAGCGATTATGGCACAAGCGATTCCGATTTTGTCAATAGATCAAGTGATAGTTGACCGTGTAAAATCGACTTCACCTGCTGATTTAGAAGCAGCAATTGAAGGAATCGTGCAAAGTGAATTGCAGGCTATTGTAACTCTAGGCGGTATTTTGGGTTGTATCGTAGGTTTATTCCAGACAGCGTTTCTGATATTTAGTCAGCGGTAA